A stretch of DNA from Bacillus solimangrovi:
TGTAACCTTTTCCAACTTCATCCGTCTTATCGTTAAGAAAGGGTGGATGACTATGAAGAAGTTAATGTTGAGTGTAATGGCAATCTGGCTAGTTGCTTGTAGTTCAAATGGTGTAGAAGAAACAACGGAATCGGCACCAGTTGAAGCAGAATCGGAATTTAGTGGCGAAAGTTTAAAAAATATGTCTTTAGAAAATGAAGCTAATATTAGCATTGAACAAGACAAAGTTTCTGAACGAATGGTCGCGTATGAAAGTTATGTAGAAGTGTCAGTGAAAGATGTTGAAGACGTGATGGAATCAGTTGAAGAAACAGTGAAGGAATCTGGTGGGTATATTGTAGAGTCAACTATTTCAACTGATGGCAATTATAAGCGAGGTCATTTGTCTGTTCGAGTGCCAAGTCAAGGATTTGAAAACTTTCTCACGTACGTTGAATCAGTGAGTGAACAAGTTGATGAACGAAATGTTCGTGGGGAAGATGTAACAGAGGAATATGTTGACCTTCAATCTCGTTTGAAGGCAAAGCGTGCAGTGGAGGAACGGTTACTTTCATTCATGAATGAAGCGGAAAAAACAGAAGATTTATTAAAGATTTCAGATGATCTCGCTCGTGTACAGGAAGAGATTGAGAGAGTCGAGGGGCGAGTCAAATACTTAAAGAACAATACTGACTATGCATTAGTGAATATTACGTTGCGAGATATTAAGATTGCAATACCTGATGTTATGAATACAGACGATTTACAAACAGGGGAGAAGATCAAACAGGCCTTCATGTCATCACTTAATGGAATCACTGCCTTTTTCTCTTCGATTGTAGTCTTTCTAATAGGATTTTCTCCTATTATTTTGCTAGTTGCTGCGATTGGAAGTGTAGTATTCATCATTTTAAAAAAACGAAAAGGAAGAGGAAAACGCACATCCGAGTGAGGATGTGCGTTTCATATATCAAACTTAAAATAGTAGGTATGGTTCGCATATTTTAGTTAGTTTCTTATTCTAAGTCCTTTGTTGAGTTAAACATATAGTTTTTATGATGGAAACGAATGCTGAAGATGATCCCCATAGCAAACATATTTGCCATAAGTGAGCTTCCACCATAACTAATGAATGGTAGTGGTATACCTGTTATTGGAACGAGCTGAATGGTCATCCCAATATTTTGCAGTACATGAAAAGCGATCATGCTCACAACACCAGAACAGATATATACATTGAAATCTTTATTCGTTCCTAGCGATATTTTAATTAAATGATAGATGAGCAAGAAGAACAAACTGACGACAAAGCTTGTTCCTATAAAACCGAATTCTTCACCGATAACACTGAAAATGAAATCAGTGTGGCTCTCAGGAATATAGACTTGTCGATTACCAATTCCTTCATCAGTGTTTACTTTTCCAGTGAGCATACCTGAACCAATCGCTCGTATTGATTTCGTTAAGTGATAACCTTCTGATGTTTGGTAGTTTAGCGGGTCAAGCCATGAATAAATCCGTCCGAGTTGATATGGTGCTACTCCAAATGTTTCTTGCAAAAATTTCGGTGCTTTTAAGACGAGGGCAATCGCTGTTACACCAATTGCAGCTACCAAGCCGTAAATTGGGAGTACAATTTTCCACGAAATTCCTGATACGATAATCATACCTGCTGTGATGGCAAGAAATACGAGTGATGTTCCAAGATCGGGCTGTTGCATTATAAGAAATAGCGGGAGAGCAAGTGTTAAGCCGATTTTAAAAAGGAGCTGGAAGTCTGTTTGAATCGTTTTTTCACTATATTTCTTATGATGATCAGCAATAACCTTACTTAATGCTAATATAAAAAGAACTTTCATGAACTCTGATGGTTGAATCGTAATATCTCCAGGTAATCTAAACCAACTTTTTTGTCCGTTAATAACAGGGGCAATTTTTGCTGGAGATAGCCATAAAACGAGTAATGAGAAATTTCCGACTCCGTATAAGTACCATGTTAACTTTCTGTAGCGATCTGTATCAAAGATGGTCATCACCGCAATGATCCCAGTACCGATCACATACCAAAAGATTTGCTTACTAACAAAATTTCCTCCATATTGGCCACTACTTTGAGCACTCCATATGGAAATGCAACTAACTATGCCGAAAACTAATAAATAAAAGATGAGTTGCCAATCAATCCGTTCGCTAATTTTATTGTTCATAAGTCTACACCTTATCAATTAAATTGTTTAATCATATGTCAACAGTTTTATTTCCACCTTTTATTAAATGGGTGAAGAAATAAAACATGTGCTGTTGGTTAAATGATATATATAGTAGTTATCATACAATCTATTAAAAGAGATTACAATATGTTGAATTTACCGAAAAAAACGTTCTGTCAAAAGTAAAAGTAGTGTTGAAGAAAACATTTATTAAGATTACATATGATTCGTTCAAGGTGATGAATTTTCGTCATTGTTTTAATAATAATAGAAAGTAGCTCGATAATATAATAAAGGTAGAAAACAAGAATCCATTACTTAAGTTGATCACATAACAGTGTGAGTGGAATAACCTCCCACACTGATAGGGAATTTTCTATAACATTTTAATAAAAACATGAAATTATTGCAGATTCTCAATTTTGTGTGTATGTTGATTTACGAGATACCACCCTAATGTTGTACTATGAGTTGAATTTGAAGAATCAGTGATCGTTTCATAGACGTGTATGACATAGTTAGCATCTTGCATGTGATCGAACTCTATCTTCGTTTGATCATTTTCAATTAGATTTAAATGTTCACGTACGAGTTGAACTGCTTCTTGTTTAGATATTGTTTTGTCGCTAACATTCATTTGCCTTAGTTGTGCATCTTCCTCAACTGTTGTTGAAGGAGCATCGACTTCTTTCTCTGAACAAGCAGTAAGAAACAAAATCAATATAATAAAAAAGTACTTATACATCGCTCTACCTCCTTCTTCATATTGTTACACAACATGAAATGTTTTATGATGTATCAACTAACGTTAAAATCTCAAATCAAAAGAAAAAAGTTATGTCTGTTATTAATAAAAAAAGTGGACCATTGGTAAGGTCCACGAACAATGATAATTATTTATTTAAGAGGTTAAAGACATGCTGGACATCTTTGTCGCCACGTCCAGATATATTGACGATTATAATCTCATCTTGTCCCATCGTAGGAGCGAGTTTCATCGCATGTGCAACTGCATGAGCACTTTCAAGAGCGGGAATAATTCCTTCAGTGCGTGAGAGCCGCTCGAATGCTTCAAGCACTTCTTCATTTGATACAGTTACATATTCTGCACGATTCGTTACTTTCAAATGGCTGTGCTCAGGTCCAATACCAGGATAATCAAGCCCAGCAGCGATTGAATATGTTGGACGCGGATTACCTTCATCATCAAGCAAAGTTAATGTCTTAAAGCCATGAATAATTGCAGGTACACCTTCTGTTAATGTGGCTGCCTTATCTGGTTCAACCCCGATTAAACGTACATTCTCTTCTTTAAGATAATGCGCAAATGCACCGATTGCATTACTACCTCCACCTACACAGGCAATAACAGCATCAGGAAGTCGTCCTTCCTTTTCGACAATTTGGCGTTTGGACTCTTCACTAATGATTGCTTGGAAATGCTTCACCATTGTTGGATAAGGATGTGGTCCAACAGCTGAGCCTAACAAATAGAATGTATGTTGATAGTTCTCAATTAGATCACCAAGTGCAGCATCAACAGCATCCTTTAATCTCCCTTGTCCTTTATCAACAGCAATCACTTCTGCACCTAACAGCTCCATACGGAATACGTTCAATGCTTGGCGTTTAGTATCTTCTAATCCCATATAAATGACACAGTCCATATCAAACATTGCACAGCCCATCGCTGTTGCAACACCGTGTTGACCAGCACCTGTTTCGGCAATGACCCGTTTAGCACCCATTCGTTTTGCTAGTAATATTTGTCCAAGTACGTTGTTGATTTTATGTGCACCAGTGTGATTTAAGTCTTCACGTTTTAAGTAAATTTTCGCACCACCAAGTTTGCTCGTTAAGTTAGCAGCGAATGTGAGTGGATTCTCTCTTCCAACATATTCTTTTAAGTAATACTTGAATTCTTGGTTAAATTCTTTATCATCTTTAAACCGTTCGAATTGCTCTTCAATGTGATCAAGTGCTTCTTGTAACTCTGGTGAAACTTCACTACCACCAAATATACCAAAATACCCTTTTTGTTCTGTCTGTACTCTGCTCATCCTATTTACCTCCTTAGCTCATCTCTTTTCTAGTAAATGTTATCATATTATTAGATTTATTTAGTGGAAGGATAAAAAAATTCCAATAACTATTCATATTATTGTAAAAAGATAGAAAAAACTGAATAAATTAGTTTAAAATAATATATAATTCTAGTAAAATTTATTAATAGGTTTTACTTTCTTAAATTCAACAGGGGGATGAGACGAGTGAAAAGTATTAAGTCAAAGTTATTATTGACATTAATTCCAGTTATGATCGTTGCCTTAGTGGCGGTTTCATGGGTTAACCACAATAAAGCGAAAGAGTTTCTCGTGAAAGACTTTGAAGAGAAAGCATTCTTGCAACTAGAGCTAATAAAAAGCACAATAGCAGATGATTTGACGATCCATATGGAGAGAATTAAGAATATTGCGAAAGACGCAAACCTTCAAGGTGATTCAAGGTTTATAAAACAGTCTATTCTAAGAGAACGCAATACAGAATATCCAGAATATAGTACATTTTTTATCGCAAATAATAATGGAGAGGCATTTACAGTAGACGGGAAGTCTTTAAATGTAAAAGACAGTTTATACTTTCAAAAAATAATGAAAGAGAATCAGGAGATTGCAGTATCTGATCCTATCGTAACTAAATTGAGTGATGAACAAGTAATCGTGATTGCGGCACCGATTAAAATGTTTAATCGACCAATGGGGATTGTTGCAGCGACATTACCGTTAACAGAATTAACGAAAATGACTGAAGATATAAAAGTTAGTGAAACAGGTTATACGACAATTTTACAAGCAGATGGGATGTTTATTACTCATCCGAATGAAGAATTAGCAATGAAAAAGAAGCTTCATGAACTAGATGTACCTGAGCTTGTCCAAGCACAAAATGATTTAGAAGCAGGGAAAGCTGGTACACAAAATTATGTCTTTGAAGGTGAAGAACGTTACGTCTATTATGATAAAATTCCAATAATCGGGTGGAGCGCACTTTCTGTAGTACCAGTGAAAGAAGCAACAAGTCAATTATCTTATTTAGCAACGTTATCTTTCGTAACTGCAGCAATTGTCATTGCTTTCTGTATTTTAATTATTTTTATTTTCTCATCTCGATTAGTTAGACCAATTCAGAAATTAAGTTCACTCACTACAAATTTAGCTGAGGGAGACTTAACAATTAAAGTAGAGAATCATACAAATGATGAAGTAGGTTTGTTAGGTCAAAATTTCAATACAATGGTTGAAAAAATTCAAGGCATGTTATCAAAAGTGCAAGAAGTTGCCAATCATGTTAAGCAATCTTCGGATACACTTTGTGTGTCAAGTGAGGATACGAAAAATTCTGCAGAACAAGTAGCAGTGACGATTTCTGAGCTTGCAACGGGTACGAATGATATTGCGAATTCAGTTACGAGCACGACAAATCAAATTACAACGATGTTAAATACGGTTGACCAAATTGCATCCTTCACTGATGAGGTAATTGAAACTTCAGAAGAAAGTCGTAACGCAGCGAAAAAGGGACATACGTTCAGTGCTGAAGCGTTGCAGAAGATGGATGAGATGAATCATACTGTACTGGAAACGTCAGAAATTATCGGAAAGTTAGACAAACAATCAAAGCAAATCGGTAATATTGTTGAAATGATAACAAACATCGCAGGACAGACGAACTTACTAGCTCTTAATGCTTCGATTGAAGCCGCTCGTGCCGGAGAACATGGCAAAGGCTTTGCTGTAGTAGCTGAAGAAGTGCGGAAGTTAGCAGTTGAAACGACTAGCTCAGCAGATCAGATATCAATGTTAATTAACAAGACACAAGAAGAAAGTCATCGAGCTGTTAAAGCAGCGGAGCGAGGAACAAAAGTTGTCGAAGAAGGAACTCAGACAGTGATCCAGACGACAGAAGTATTTGATGAGATTAGTACACATGTCGATGAGGTACTCGGTCGTAATAAGGAAATTCATGAAGCAATTCAGTTATTGAAGGATACAGGATCAGTCATTGGAAAAGAGATGGAAACTATCTCCTCATTCACTGAAGAAGCGTCAGCAGGTGCACAAGAGGTAAGTGCAACGAGTGAAGAACAAGCATCTAGTGCAAATGTTATTTCTCATGATGCAGTCAAGCTTGCAGCATTAGCAGAGGAATTACAAGAAATGATGAGTCAGTTCAGAGTAAAATAATATTGGTACTTAAATAAATTTAATATGACCTATCATAGCTAATCTCAATATATTGTTTATCTCAATTGTTGAGTAACAGAGAAAATCATGCTTTAATAGAGGGAATTAAATAGTGAAAATCATTGTGAGTGCCTGTTGTATTGTTTAACAACAGGATAATAGGGAAATCGGTGAAAATCCGATGCAGCCCCCGCTACTGTATATGTCATTGAAATTGTCATACACCACTAGCATTTATGCTGGGAAGGGACGAAAGTAAAGAAAGGCATAAGCCAGGAGACCTGCTCATGAAGTGATTCCATTTCTTCGGAGGGAAGAAAGGTGAGTGCAGCTAGCTGTATGAATGTCATACCGTTATTTTCATGCGAACCTTAACTTTCTTACGAGAAAGTTAAGGTTTTTTATCGTAATGAAATCAGATTAGGCATTGGTATCAATTTTAAGCAAGGTTAACTTGAGGTTATAAGGCTACAGATGATGCAGAATAAGAAACAATTGCTTGTCAATTTTACAATAACTCTCAAGGTGTGAAAGTGAAACGATTGAATTAGGTAAAGGGGCTACAGAGATGAAACGAAAAGCAAAGTCATTGATGATACAAGGTACACATTCTGATGCGGGAAAAAGTGTACTCGTTGCAGCATTTTGCCGAATATTTAATGACAAAGGGTACGAAACCGCTCCATTTAAGTCTCAAAATATGGCATTGAATTCGTATATTACGATTGATGGTAAGGAAATTGGACGAGCACAAGGTGTGCAGGCAGAAGCGGCACGTGTTGAAGCAACCGTTCAAATGAATCCAATTCTTATAAAACCATCCAGTGATTCTAGATCACAAATTGTCGTTTACGGCAAACCTTATCAAAACATGGAAGCATTTAATTATCGTAAACATTTTTATGATAAAGGAGTACAGATTATCCATGACTCTTTCGCACAGTTAAGTGAAACGTATGAAAGAATCGTAATTGAAGGTGCAGGTAGTCCAGCAGAAGTGAACTTAAATGATCGAGAAATCGTCAACATGAAGGTTGCAGAAATAGCAGATGCACCTGTTATTCTTGTCGGTGATATTGAACGAGGTGGCGTATTTGCTAGCTTAGTAGGTACATTGCAATTATTATCAGAGCATGATCGGAAGCGTGTAATTGGAGTTATCATTAATAAGTTTCGCGGAGATATTTCCTTATTAGAGAACGGATTAACTTGGTTTGAAGAATATACGGGTGTACCTGTTCTGGGAGTCATCCCTTATCTACATGGCTTGAACATTGATGCAGAGGATTCAGTTGTTCTCGATACGAAACCATCTGGATTATTCCAACAGTCTGACCTTGATATAGTCGTTCTCCGCCTTCCGTATATTTCGAATTTCACAGATATTGATCCGTTCTTCTTAGAAGATGATTGTGATGTAAGGTATGTGTCGAAAAGTAGCCATTTTGGCGATCCTGATCTCGTCATCATACCTGGTAGTAAAAGTACAATTGCAGATCTTCAATTTTTACACGACAGTGGCCTAGCAAATTGTGTGAAAGAAGCAGCACAAAAGGAAACGATGATTATTGGTATTTGTGGTGGATATCAAATGCTCGGTCAAATAGTAGAGGACCCTTATGAGGTTGAATCAGTTACTAAACAAGCAGAAGGCCTAGCGTTATTTCCGATTAAAACGACGATGGCAAAAGAGAAGCGAACGGTTCGATCGACTGGCGAACTGTCTTTTGATAATCTTTCGTTTCAGGTTGAAGGGTATGAAATACATATGGGTCAAACAGATGGTGATGGTAAAGGTTTCATAACAATGCATGATCATCAAGATGGAAAAATCAATCATGAGGAGACGATTGTTGGAACGTATTTCCACGGTTTATTCCATAATGACCGTTTCAGACATCATTTATTAAATACACTACGAAACAGAAAAGGTTTGGCTCCAATACAAGACCGAACTTTCTATGACGAATTAAGAGAAGATGCATACAACAAACTCGCAGACCATGTCCGCACTCATGTCGATATTGAAAGAATCGAAACAATTATGGAGACCTATTCTTCGTGATGTAGCTTCAGTTCAACTGGTGGGGGTGACCTCACCTCCACTCTCCAATTAGTATGAAGTGAAACTTAAGGTTTTTTACAATTAAACTAATGCTAAGATCCTCAGTAATGAAGGTTTCTCTTATTTACATTTTAAAAAATTCACATTCTTTTCTTATTAGATTCACCACAAAAACTACATTAATAGTCCTTGAAAACCTGTACGATGCATACACTCGTATAAAGTGAGACTTCCATAACTGTTAGTTGAACACTGTCGAATTTCATTTCAGCGATACCATCGATTGAAGTGTAGAAATATACAGTAAATTAGTAGATTGACAACATATTTATAAGCTAAAGCCGATGTATAAGGTAGACGATAACTGTGTCATACGTTCATTACGTAAAGTTAAACCTAGAAAGGGTTTGAGGTGATGGTACTAAAAAATAATTTAGTAGGAAAAGATCATTCAATTATCAATCAACATTGGTCAAGTACTGGAACTATGAACCTTTTATTAATAACCGATAATGAAGCAGTTAGAGTTGAGATTGAGCAAGTGTTAAACGAAACTGAGCTTGTTCTGGACTGCCTTGCTAGTGATGAAGTGAAGCAGTTATTTGCAATGGATAAAGAGTTATCAGCAACTTGTGTATTCATAGATGATAGCTTAGCTAAATCTGATCTCCTTTCAATTTGCTCAACACTTATCGAACAGAGCACGGAACATATTTTATCAATCTTACTTTTAATCGATGAAGAAAATCAACAAAACGTATTAGAGGAAGCATTTGAAATTGGCATATTTGATTTTATTAAAAAACCAATTGAAAAGTGGGATCTATTAGGTAGATTAAATGCAATGTGGCATTTGCATCGGGAGTCAATGAATCGACGCAAAAATGAAGCAGCAATGAATGATTTGCTTGAACAATTTCGTTTGAATATTTCTGCCTTAAAAGCAGCGGCGAATGCAATTACAATTACAGATAGAAATGGCCGAATTGCTTGGGTGAACCCATATTTTACAAAGCTAACAGGTTATGCAGAGCATGAAGCGGTAGGGAAAAACATGCGAATTTTGAAATCAAGTGTTCATACGAAAGAATTCTACCAACAACTATGGGATACAATTACTTCTGGTAAGGTATGGAGAGGGCAAATTACGAATCGAAGAAAAGATGGTATTATCTACCATGAAGAAATGTCAATTACACCTGTCTACAATAAGTTGGGTATAATTACCCACTTTATTTCTATTAAAGAGGATATTACCGAACGAAAAGAGATGGAACAACAAAGGTTAGATGATCTACAAGTTGCAAAGCGTGTGCAACAAAGTGCATTAAGTTTGCCATTTGAGGATGAAGAGATTGATTTCTCTGCGATATATTTGCCATCATCAGAGCTTGCAGGTGACATGTATAGCTGGTTTAAAATTGATGAGACGAAATATGGTGTCATTGTTTTAGATGTAATGGGACATGGAGTACCTTCTTCACTTGTAAGCATGTCTGTTCGCTCAGTTGTAGGTGGTTTTATTACAAAGACAATCGATCCAGTGAAGGTTATAAAAGAGTTAAATGACCATATGCTTGAACTTTTTAGACACGATGATAGCTATATTAACCACTATTTCACAGCTATCTATATGGTCGTTGATTTGAAGAAGAAGCTAGTAGAAGTGGTGAATGCGGGTCATCCGTCTGCATTATTATTTTTTGATGATGATGAGTTAATTGAATTGAAGCATACTGCAGTACCAGTCGGGTTATTCGACCAGTATGAGATTAAAAAAGAACAGATCCACTACAAAACAAATTTTCAAGGGTTGTTATATACAGATGGGGTAGTTGATGCATTAGCAGACGATTACGATGAAGGGATGCAATTGTTGAAAAAGCATTATGATGGTTGTAAAGGAAATAGTATGAGAAGCGACGAGACGATTGCATGCCTTGAAAGAACGTTAAAGGAAAGAATGAACGTCCAAACAGATGATATATGTATGTTGCACGTACGTATAAAATGAAACCAATTATCAGTGAACCTTTTATTCGCACTGATGATTGGTTGATACGTGATATCTATAAATTAAGTTCTTGAAATTGTTAAATGCTGATAAGCTTTCATAATTTTAGTTTAAAAATTTCATTATACAATTTATAATAGTAAGTAAGATTTTATCTAGGGAAGGACGTAGGGCTCATGGAAAGAACGGACAGAGGTATTTTATTAGAGAGTGGGACCAATGAGTTAGAAATCGTTGAATTTGGAATTGGAAATAATGAGTTCGGTATCAATGTTATTAAAGTAAAAGAAATTATTAATCCTGTTCCTGTTACTGTCGTGCCACATGCGCACCATGCTGTAGAAGGAATCATTCAAATACGTGGTGAAGTTGTGCCGGTTGTGAATATGGCGAAGGTGTTAGGATTCCCAGAATCAGAAGAACCAGAGAAAGATAAGTTTATTGTTTGTGAATTTAATAAAACAAAAATTGTATTCCATGTTCATACGGTTTCACAAATTCATCGTATTTCATGGGATTTAATTGAGAAACCATCAGAGATGTATTCGGGGTTAGAAAGTCAAATTATTGGTGTCATTAAGATGAATGGTAAAATGATCTTAATGCTTGATTATGAGAAGATCGTTGTTGATATTAATCCTGAATCGGGTATTAGCGCTGATCAGCTTAAGAAGCTTGGGCCACGTGATCGTTCTGATAAACGACTAATTGTCGCAGAAGATTCAGCTCTTCTTCGCAAGTTGCTTGAAGAAACGTTAGATGAAGCAGGATATGGTCATGTAGATTTCTTTGAAGACGGTGCTCTTGCGCTTGAGTATTTGGAAAGCCTTATTGATAAAGGTAAGAATCCGAAAGATGAAATTCAGTTAATTATTACAGATATTGAGATGCCGAAAATGGACGGGCATCATTTGACGAGACGATTGAAGGACAATAACGACTTGAAAGATATACCTGTTATTATTTTCTCTTCATTGATTACTGATGATTTACGTCATAAGGGTGAAGTTGTCGGTGCGAATGCTCAAGTGAGTAAGCCAGAAATTGTTGAGCTAGTTGAATTAATTGATAAATTGATCCTATAATTTGAAATGGAAAGCCTTACGTATCATATGCGTAAGGCTTGTTTTATAGATCTACATGCTGTTGCTATTCCATAACGTAAAAAAATAAATGATACCGTAACTGAATGTTCTAGTAGTAGTTAATATCAATAAGGACATAATAATAGCTACTGCCCCTCTATCATAAGAGGTCCAGTAGCTATTATTAATTAAAAATAGGAATCTCCGAGTTTTTTGAAGACTGGTTTTTCATAAGCACGTGGCTTTGATTGAGATTTTGGATTTTGAGTAGGGGGTTTCATCCCAGTGTACGATTGTAGGATACGTTTTGCCATGGAAAGTGACATGCGTGTTTTCGGATTTCGATAAGATTGGTTTGCGTCACCAAGGTGTGGAAGTTGCTTGAAGTCTTCTTTAGAAGGAGGCATATGGAAGTAATAGTCGCCAACTGATACAAGCAAATCTGAGCGCTGCAGGCTATTTTTCGGGTTTTGAGAAAAATGAAGTCCGCATTTTGTCGCTTTGCCTTCTACAATTAATTTCTCCAACGCTTTTTTCTTTAAAAGATATAGGAACTTCGGATCGGGCGCTGTTTTTGCATGACGGTTCACGGTGAAAAGCGCTTGAGCAAGGTTTGATACTGTAAGCTGAATAGGTTGTGTTACTCTTCGCTCATCCGTTCGTTTATGCATTTTAATGAACTCCTTTCTATTTATTTTAATATATTCCATCCCCTTGAATATATTAGTTTGATTATAAACATATTCATAGAAAAAAACAAGGAATCAAGAAAATTGCGCAAATTCAAAATATAATTGGTTGGAAAAATAAAAAGTGTCTGCTCAACTATGAACAGACACTTTTTATTAACGAATTGTTTTTATATCTGCAATGATTTGCTCAAATGGAACATCTAAACCGCTATAATCACGGACGACGATCCCCTCTTGATTAACAAGATAGAAGCTGGTGCCATGCCAAACTTGATCTTCTCCTTCAGGTTTTTCAACTAATGCCTTGAACGATTTCAATGCAAGAGTTTTAACTTCATCAAGTTTGTATCCTGTTAGAAAATCCCAATTCGAGTAATCAACACCAAATTTATCGCCGAATTCTTGTAACATTTGTGGTGTATCAACTTCTGGATCTACACTGAATGAAACGATACGCACATCTTCCATACCTTCTTCTTTCAGTTTAACTTGAAGTTTATTCATATTTGCTGTCATCGGTGGGCATACTGTATCGCAATTTGTAAATATAAAATCGGCTAACCAAACAGTCCCTTTAAGATCTTCTAATGATACTGGATTATTTGCTTGGTTCGTGTATGTAAAGTCTTCAACTTTCCAATTGTTTGGCTCTTCAAGAGTCTTTTCACTATTACTACAAGCAGATAAAATGGTTATTAATAAGAGCACAA
This window harbors:
- a CDS encoding SCO family protein; protein product: MILLKKKYTGMLFVLLLITILSACSNSEKTLEEPNNWKVEDFTYTNQANNPVSLEDLKGTVWLADFIFTNCDTVCPPMTANMNKLQVKLKEEGMEDVRIVSFSVDPEVDTPQMLQEFGDKFGVDYSNWDFLTGYKLDEVKTLALKSFKALVEKPEGEDQVWHGTSFYLVNQEGIVVRDYSGLDVPFEQIIADIKTIR
- a CDS encoding YkyB family protein → MHKRTDERRVTQPIQLTVSNLAQALFTVNRHAKTAPDPKFLYLLKKKALEKLIVEGKATKCGLHFSQNPKNSLQRSDLLVSVGDYYFHMPPSKEDFKQLPHLGDANQSYRNPKTRMSLSMAKRILQSYTGMKPPTQNPKSQSKPRAYEKPVFKKLGDSYF